The Desulfuromonadaceae bacterium genome has a segment encoding these proteins:
- the dxs gene encoding 1-deoxy-D-xylulose-5-phosphate synthase — MMEYLHTLTNPAQLKELKVPELKILAHEIRDEIITTVAINGGHLASSLGVVELTIALHRVFDSPYDKIIWDVGHQAYAHKLLTGRRERFHTLRQLGGISGFPKRAESVHDVFGVGHSSTSISAALGMAAARDARGGTEKIVAVIGDGSLTAGLAFEALNQAGDLDKDIIVILNDNEMSISPNVGAISSFLNRKLTSDLFIRLRHEAESFLTSVPRFGKDLLGVARRAEEALKGFLTPGMLFEAFGFDYVGPLNGHNLDELLETLGNVSKLKGPRLVHVITKKGKGYAPAEKNPPIFHGVGPFDRETGVVKETKGGAQSYTAVFGDTLVKLAEHDQRIVAITAAMLEGTGLKPFAERFPERFFDVGIAEQHAVTFAAGLAANGMRPVVTIYSTFLQRAYDNVLHDVCLQKLPVTFAMDRGGLVGADGPTHHGVFDLSFLRHMPNMVLAVPRDEVALRRIMATALESDGPFAYRYPRGTVRGLELPAAIEPLPIGRGEKLRDGDDGVIFAVGSLVSEALAAAEQLATEGIHFAVVDPRFIKPLDRELLLAEGRRVATVVTLEENAIQGGFGSAVLELFAAAGLTPHVLTLGIPDTFVEQGTQAELRALLQIDAAGVAARIRAFAGQAVGDDIAVPARG, encoded by the coding sequence ATAATGGAATATCTACATACATTAACGAACCCCGCCCAACTGAAAGAACTCAAGGTTCCAGAACTCAAGATTCTGGCGCATGAAATACGGGACGAGATCATCACCACCGTCGCCATTAATGGCGGTCATCTGGCAAGTTCCCTCGGGGTGGTCGAGTTGACTATCGCCCTGCACCGGGTTTTCGATTCCCCCTACGACAAGATTATCTGGGATGTTGGTCATCAGGCCTATGCCCATAAATTGCTCACCGGGCGACGTGAGCGTTTCCACACCTTGCGGCAGTTGGGCGGAATCAGCGGTTTTCCGAAGCGGGCCGAAAGTGTGCACGATGTTTTTGGTGTCGGTCATTCCAGCACCTCGATCTCCGCCGCACTGGGGATGGCCGCCGCGCGCGATGCCCGCGGGGGGACGGAAAAGATCGTTGCCGTGATCGGCGATGGTTCACTGACCGCCGGTCTGGCGTTTGAGGCACTGAATCAGGCCGGGGATCTCGACAAGGATATTATCGTCATCCTCAACGATAACGAAATGTCGATTTCTCCCAATGTCGGCGCGATTTCTTCTTTTTTGAATCGCAAACTGACCTCCGATCTCTTTATTCGTTTGCGTCACGAAGCGGAGAGTTTTCTCACCAGTGTTCCCCGCTTCGGCAAGGACCTGCTCGGTGTCGCGCGTCGCGCCGAAGAAGCACTCAAGGGATTTCTTACGCCGGGGATGCTGTTTGAAGCGTTCGGCTTCGATTACGTCGGGCCGCTTAACGGACATAATCTCGATGAATTGCTGGAGACACTCGGCAACGTCTCCAAATTAAAAGGTCCGCGCCTGGTTCATGTCATCACCAAAAAAGGGAAGGGGTATGCCCCCGCCGAGAAAAATCCTCCGATCTTTCACGGTGTCGGCCCGTTTGACCGCGAGACGGGGGTGGTCAAAGAGACCAAGGGCGGGGCGCAAAGTTACACTGCGGTTTTCGGTGACACCCTGGTTAAACTGGCGGAGCACGATCAACGTATTGTCGCCATTACTGCCGCGATGCTCGAAGGGACCGGGCTGAAACCGTTTGCCGAACGGTTTCCGGAGCGTTTTTTCGATGTCGGGATTGCCGAACAGCACGCTGTGACATTCGCTGCCGGACTGGCGGCCAACGGGATGCGCCCGGTGGTGACCATTTACTCGACCTTTTTGCAGCGGGCGTACGACAACGTGTTGCATGACGTTTGTCTGCAAAAACTGCCGGTCACTTTTGCCATGGATCGCGGCGGGCTGGTCGGTGCTGACGGCCCGACCCATCACGGGGTTTTTGACCTTTCTTTCCTGCGGCACATGCCGAATATGGTCCTCGCCGTGCCACGCGACGAAGTAGCACTACGCAGGATCATGGCGACCGCGCTCGAAAGCGACGGACCTTTCGCCTACCGCTACCCGCGCGGCACCGTCCGCGGACTGGAGCTCCCGGCGGCGATTGAGCCGCTGCCGATCGGGCGTGGTGAAAAATTGCGCGACGGCGATGACGGGGTGATTTTCGCCGTCGGCTCGCTGGTCAGCGAGGCGTTGGCCGCTGCCGAACAACTGGCGACCGAGGGGATCCATTTTGCGGTGGTCGATCCCCGTTTTATCAAACCGCTCGACCGGGAATTGTTGCTGGCTGAAGGGCGACGCGTTGCAACCGTGGTGACCCTTGAGGAGAACGCCATTCAGGGTGGTTTCGGTTCAGCTGTACTGGAACTCTTCGCCGCGGCCGGTCTTACCCCGCACGTCCTGACGCTGGGGATTCCGGATACATTTGTCGAGCAAGGGACCCAGGCCGAGTTACGCGCGCTGTTGCAGATTGACGCTGCCGGGGTAGCAGCACGGATTCGGGCGTTTGCGGGACAAGCGGTCGGTGACGATATTGCTGTTCCGGCCCGAGGATGA